Proteins encoded within one genomic window of Alkalilimnicola sp. S0819:
- a CDS encoding SurA N-terminal domain-containing protein has translation MLQQIRERATGWILWVIIILIGVPFAFFGVYNYLSGPPASVAAKVDGVEIPLSALNNAYQQQRQRLEQIFGGQLDPSLIDQDSLRREALEQLIDQAVLNAYVAKGAFAVSDAALARVIRSQEYFQADGRFSRERYETTLARAGLSSADYERRTRRSEMVGQLQGGVYGSAFVTDAAIERLLALQSQEREISYLRVSAAPWLERVSVEPAEIEAWYEEHPQAFRTPERLRIAYVPLSAEQLMDEADLDEQTVRARYEELKASRYTEGGTRRVRHILLELPEEASEQDLARVQARMDELEARLADGADFAELAREYSQDPGSAAQGGDLGQLLPGLMVRPFEEAAKALAEGEVSEPVRTQFGLHLIKATEVAPGQVTPFEQVRDELRRELAREQLASRLYQLGNELENLAYEQPDSLQPAADALGLEVQQSAWFTREQGEGIAAAQAVREAAFGEEVLGARRNSRLIELEDGRLLVLRVAEHEPAGRQPLEEVDEEIAQRVRQEKAAERAAAQLGELQARLEKGESLQALAAAEDGVEYVDAGRVGRASDEHPAELLSRAFELGRPSGDEPLRTQVALPGGDQALLQVSAVHDGTGEELSDEARAQWRQQLAGMEGNAELAALVQALRARADITVYENRL, from the coding sequence ATGTTGCAGCAGATCCGGGAACGCGCCACGGGATGGATCCTCTGGGTCATCATCATTCTGATCGGTGTGCCCTTCGCCTTCTTCGGGGTCTATAACTACCTCTCCGGCCCGCCGGCTTCGGTGGCGGCCAAGGTGGACGGGGTGGAGATTCCCCTGAGTGCCCTGAACAACGCCTACCAGCAGCAGCGCCAGCGCCTGGAGCAAATCTTCGGCGGGCAGCTGGACCCATCCCTGATCGACCAGGATAGCCTGCGCCGTGAGGCCCTGGAGCAATTGATCGACCAAGCGGTGCTCAACGCCTATGTGGCCAAAGGCGCCTTCGCCGTATCCGATGCGGCGCTCGCCCGGGTGATTCGCAGCCAGGAATATTTCCAGGCCGATGGCCGCTTCTCCCGCGAGCGTTACGAAACCACTCTTGCGCGCGCCGGACTGAGCTCCGCCGACTACGAGCGCCGAACTCGCCGTTCGGAAATGGTGGGCCAGCTGCAGGGTGGCGTATACGGCAGCGCCTTCGTCACCGACGCCGCCATCGAGCGCCTGCTAGCGCTGCAGAGCCAGGAGCGCGAGATCAGCTACCTACGGGTTTCCGCCGCCCCTTGGCTGGAACGCGTGAGCGTGGAACCGGCGGAAATCGAAGCCTGGTACGAGGAGCATCCGCAGGCTTTCCGCACGCCGGAGCGCCTGCGCATCGCCTATGTGCCGCTCAGTGCGGAGCAGCTGATGGACGAGGCGGATCTGGACGAGCAGACCGTGCGCGCCCGCTACGAGGAGCTCAAGGCGAGCCGTTACACCGAGGGTGGCACCCGGCGGGTGAGGCATATCCTGCTGGAGTTGCCCGAAGAGGCCTCGGAGCAGGATCTGGCGCGGGTGCAGGCGCGTATGGATGAGCTTGAGGCCCGACTCGCCGATGGCGCGGATTTCGCCGAGCTGGCGCGGGAGTATTCCCAGGATCCCGGTTCCGCAGCCCAGGGCGGGGACCTGGGACAGTTGCTGCCGGGCCTGATGGTGCGGCCCTTTGAAGAGGCGGCCAAGGCGCTAGCCGAGGGTGAAGTGAGCGAGCCGGTGCGCACCCAGTTCGGTCTGCACCTGATCAAGGCCACCGAGGTCGCGCCTGGCCAGGTTACGCCCTTCGAGCAGGTGCGCGACGAGCTGCGCCGGGAGCTCGCCCGGGAACAGCTCGCCAGCCGCCTCTACCAGCTGGGCAACGAGCTTGAGAACCTGGCCTACGAACAGCCCGACAGTCTGCAGCCCGCCGCCGACGCCCTGGGCCTGGAGGTGCAGCAGAGCGCGTGGTTCACCCGCGAGCAGGGCGAGGGTATTGCCGCGGCGCAGGCCGTGCGCGAGGCCGCTTTCGGTGAGGAAGTGCTGGGGGCGCGCCGCAACAGCCGCCTGATCGAGCTGGAGGATGGCCGACTGCTGGTGCTGCGGGTCGCCGAGCACGAGCCCGCCGGGCGCCAGCCGCTTGAAGAAGTGGACGAAGAGATCGCCCAGCGGGTGCGCCAGGAGAAGGCCGCCGAGCGGGCCGCGGCGCAGCTGGGCGAGCTGCAGGCGCGTCTGGAGAAGGGCGAGAGCCTGCAGGCTCTCGCCGCCGCCGAAGACGGGGTGGAATACGTGGACGCCGGGCGGGTTGGCCGGGCGAGCGACGAGCATCCGGCGGAATTGCTGAGCCGTGCCTTCGAGCTGGGTCGCCCGAGCGGGGACGAGCCTCTGCGCACTCAGGTGGCGCTGCCGGGCGGGGACCAGGCCCTGCTGCAGGTCAGTGCGGTGCACGATGGCACCGGCGAGGAACTGTCCGATGAGGCGCGCGCCCAATGGCGCCAGCAGCTTGCCGGCATGGAGGGCAATGCCGAACTGGCCGCGCTGGTGCAGGCACTGCGCGCCCGCGCCGATATCACGGTCTACGAGAACCGCCTGTAG
- the lon gene encoding endopeptidase La produces MARRNSPSDIVQGSVDLAPVLPLRDVVVYPHMVIPLFVGRDKSIRALEAAMEDDKRILLVAQTGAEIDDPAEDELYQVGTLSSILQMLKLPDGTVKVLVEGVQRADMISLTEHDGYYVAQVREQSEPTVDEDRELEVLARSVNSQFEQYVKLNKKVPPEILSSLAGIEEPGRLADTIAAHMTLKVEEKQRILEIQDVRERLEHLMALVEGEIDVQQIEKRIRGRVKQQMEKSQREYYLNEQMKAIQKELGEMEEGAGEIDELEKRIAEAGMSKEAREKAEGELKKLKQMSPMSAEATVVRNYLETMINVPWKKRTRVRKDLAAAELVLEEDHYGLEKVKDRILEYLAVQQRVRKLKGPILCLVGPPGVGKTSLGKSIARATNRKFVRMALGGVRDEAEIRGHRRTYIGSLPGKIIQNLSRVESRNPLFLLDEIDKMAMDFRGDPASALLEVLDPEQNAAFNDHYLEVDFDLSDVMFVATANTMNIPGPLLDRMEVIRLAGYTEDEKLNIARRYLVPKQMKQNGLKDKELEISDAAVRDIIRYYTREAGVRNLEREIAKICRKVVKALALDAELAAQRVTVSDENLGDYLGVRRHRYGKAEENDQVGQVTGLAWTEVGGELLTIESAVVPGKGKLTHTGQLGDVMRESIQAAMTVVRSRSAALGISADFHQKYDIHVHVPEGAIPKDGPSAGIGMCTSLVSALTRIPVRADVAMTGEITLRGEVLPIGGLKEKLLAAHRGGVTTALIPAENEKDLVDIPENIRSALDVRPVRWIDQVLDVALASQPVPLAEGDVKVQEAGDGKSAKSSEDAARAH; encoded by the coding sequence ATGGCGCGTAGAAATTCCCCATCCGATATCGTGCAGGGTTCCGTGGACCTGGCGCCGGTGTTGCCGCTGCGAGACGTAGTGGTCTATCCCCACATGGTCATCCCGTTGTTCGTGGGCCGGGACAAGTCCATCCGCGCCCTGGAGGCGGCCATGGAGGATGACAAGCGCATCCTGCTGGTAGCCCAGACCGGAGCCGAGATCGACGATCCCGCCGAGGATGAGCTCTACCAGGTGGGCACGCTCTCCAGCATCCTGCAGATGCTCAAGCTCCCGGACGGCACGGTGAAGGTGCTGGTGGAGGGCGTGCAGCGGGCGGACATGATCAGTTTGACCGAGCACGACGGCTACTACGTCGCCCAGGTGCGCGAACAGTCCGAGCCCACCGTGGACGAGGATCGTGAGCTGGAGGTGCTGGCCCGCTCGGTGAACAGCCAGTTCGAGCAGTACGTCAAGCTCAACAAGAAGGTGCCGCCGGAAATCCTGAGCTCTCTCGCCGGCATCGAGGAGCCGGGGCGTCTGGCCGATACCATCGCCGCCCACATGACCCTGAAGGTCGAGGAGAAGCAGCGCATCCTGGAGATCCAGGACGTGCGCGAGCGCCTGGAGCACCTGATGGCCCTGGTGGAAGGCGAGATCGATGTGCAGCAGATCGAGAAGCGCATTCGTGGTCGCGTGAAGCAGCAGATGGAGAAGAGCCAGCGCGAGTACTACCTCAACGAGCAGATGAAGGCCATCCAGAAGGAACTGGGTGAGATGGAAGAGGGTGCCGGCGAAATCGACGAGCTGGAGAAGCGCATCGCCGAAGCCGGCATGAGCAAGGAAGCCCGCGAGAAGGCCGAAGGGGAACTGAAGAAGCTCAAGCAGATGTCGCCCATGTCGGCGGAAGCCACCGTGGTGCGCAACTACCTTGAAACCATGATCAACGTGCCCTGGAAAAAGCGGACCCGGGTGCGCAAGGACCTGGCCGCCGCCGAGCTGGTGCTGGAAGAGGATCATTACGGCCTGGAGAAGGTCAAGGACCGCATTCTCGAGTACCTGGCCGTGCAGCAGCGGGTGCGCAAGCTGAAAGGCCCGATCCTGTGCCTGGTCGGCCCGCCGGGGGTGGGCAAGACCTCATTGGGCAAATCCATCGCGCGGGCCACCAACCGCAAGTTCGTGCGCATGGCGCTGGGCGGGGTGCGTGACGAGGCCGAGATCCGCGGCCATCGGCGGACCTACATCGGCTCGCTGCCGGGCAAGATCATCCAGAACCTGTCCCGGGTGGAGTCTCGCAACCCGCTGTTCCTGCTCGATGAAATCGACAAGATGGCCATGGACTTCCGTGGCGATCCGGCCTCCGCCCTGCTGGAAGTGCTGGACCCGGAACAGAATGCCGCCTTCAACGACCATTACCTGGAAGTGGATTTCGATCTCTCCGATGTGATGTTCGTGGCCACCGCCAACACCATGAACATTCCCGGGCCGCTGCTGGACCGCATGGAAGTGATCCGCCTGGCCGGCTACACCGAGGACGAGAAGCTCAACATCGCCCGGCGCTATCTGGTGCCCAAGCAGATGAAGCAGAATGGGCTCAAGGACAAGGAGCTGGAGATCAGCGACGCCGCGGTGCGCGACATCATCCGCTACTACACCCGCGAGGCGGGCGTGCGCAATCTGGAGCGGGAGATCGCCAAGATCTGCCGCAAGGTGGTCAAGGCTCTGGCGCTGGACGCCGAGCTGGCCGCTCAGCGAGTCACCGTCAGCGACGAAAACCTGGGCGACTACCTGGGCGTGCGTCGGCATCGTTACGGCAAGGCGGAAGAGAACGATCAGGTGGGCCAGGTCACCGGGCTTGCCTGGACCGAGGTGGGCGGCGAGTTGCTGACCATCGAGTCCGCGGTGGTACCTGGCAAGGGCAAGCTGACCCATACGGGGCAGCTGGGCGATGTGATGCGCGAGTCCATACAGGCCGCCATGACCGTGGTGCGCAGCCGCAGCGCGGCGTTGGGTATCAGCGCCGATTTCCACCAGAAGTACGACATTCACGTCCATGTGCCGGAAGGGGCAATCCCCAAGGACGGCCCCAGCGCCGGTATCGGCATGTGCACCTCGCTGGTCTCCGCGCTCACCCGTATCCCGGTGCGCGCCGACGTGGCCATGACCGGCGAGATCACCCTGCGCGGTGAAGTGCTACCCATCGGTGGGCTCAAGGAGAAGCTCCTGGCGGCTCACCGGGGTGGGGTCACCACGGCCCTCATTCCGGCCGAGAACGAAAAGGACCTTGTTGATATTCCAGAGAATATTCGTTCGGCCCTGGACGTTCGCCCGGTGCGTTGGATTGACCAGGTGCTGGACGTGGCGTTGGCCTCGCAGCCGGTGCCGCTTGCCGAAGGAGATGTCAAGGTGCAGGAGGCGGGTGACGGCAAGAGCGCCAAATCGTCCGAAGATGCCGCCAGGGCGCATTAA
- a CDS encoding HU family DNA-binding protein — translation MNKSELIDAVAQSADISKAAAGRAVDALVQSVTDALKEGDQVTLVGFGTFTVRERAARSGRNPRTGQTINIAASKVPAFKAGKALKDAVN, via the coding sequence ATGAACAAGTCTGAACTGATTGACGCCGTAGCCCAGTCCGCTGATATTTCCAAGGCCGCCGCCGGTCGTGCTGTTGACGCGCTGGTGCAGTCGGTTACCGACGCACTGAAGGAAGGCGACCAGGTTACCCTGGTGGGCTTCGGCACCTTCACCGTGCGCGAGCGCGCCGCGCGCTCCGGCCGCAACCCGCGCACCGGGCAGACCATCAACATCGCCGCTTCCAAGGTTCCGGCGTTCAAGGCTGGCAAAGCCCTGAAGGACGCTGTAAACTAG